The region TCAACAGGCAGGGGCCGGACACAGGCACGCAATATCGCTCCGCGATCTTCTATACCGACGCGTCGCAGAAAGCCGTGGCCGAGCGCTACATCGCGCAGCTGGACGCGGCGAAGGCGTACCCCGCGAAGATCGTGACCCAGCTCGCGCCGCTCACCGCGTTCTTCCCCGCCGAGGCCTACCACCAGGATTACGCGACGCTGCATCCCGATTCGCCCTACATCGCGACCTTCGACCTGCCGAAGATCGCCAACCTCAAGGCCCTGATGCCCGAGGCCTACCGCGACAAGCCGGTGCTGGTGGCCGCGAAGAACTGACCGGGGGCCGCAGCGCCCTAGAACTTGGGGATGTGCAGCGTCTTGCTGATCATGAGGCTGCCCGACAGCACGTACATCAGCGACAGCACATGCAGCTGCCAGGGGCCGGCCTGCCAGACGCCGCCCCACAGCGCATCGCCCAGGCGGCCCTGCCAGGCAGCCAGCGCCAGCACGCCGGTGAGCACCACGCTCGTCGGGATCGGCGTGCCTTCGAAATACTTCACCTTGCCGCTGGCGCCGGAGAGCTGTTCGGCCGTGACGTTGAAGCGGGCGAGGCGGCTGACGCCGCAGCACACGAAGAAGATCAGCGCGGCGGCGTCCCACCCGCCCTGCAGGCCGGCCGCGAACCCGAGCGCGGCGGGCGCCACGCCGAAGGAAATCACGTCCGACAGGGAATCGAGCTCGCGGCCCAGGGCGGAGTGCTGGTGCCGCGCGCGCGCGATGCGGCCATCGAGCACGTCGAAGATGAAGGCGAGCGGCGCGAGCACCGCGGCGGCGTAGAAATGCGTCAGCGAGTGGCTGGCCATGTAGGCCATGGCCAGGAA is a window of Caenimonas aquaedulcis DNA encoding:
- the pssA gene encoding CDP-diacylglycerol--serine O-phosphatidyltransferase: MQSTAPRHFSMLREFHLADFFTLGNAACGVGAVFLAMAYMASHSLTHFYAAAVLAPLAFIFDVLDGRIARARHQHSALGRELDSLSDVISFGVAPAALGFAAGLQGGWDAAALIFFVCCGVSRLARFNVTAEQLSGASGKVKYFEGTPIPTSVVLTGVLALAAWQGRLGDALWGGVWQAGPWQLHVLSLMYVLSGSLMISKTLHIPKF